The genomic segment tttgattagtGAATTGGTTAAAGCCCAACATATTAATAATTACATGTTAAATGTTAGAAGAAGAATAactcaacaatataaaatgtttgaacaattagataaaattgcataagacatttatttttcttgtcatTTTTATTTGTAATCACATTGTTGACTACTTTCTTGAACTAATATATtacataaaatgatttaattttaattttaattctattacttatttatgataatttttttatagtaattaatattttttacaaaattttagattatgtagctatataattataatttgtactACCAAAGACATAATGAATTACAATGTTATTACACTATGTCaaccaaacaaatttaagaaATTACAATTCTTGGTAATTACAAGTGGGTATAATTACTACCTTAATAATTACATTTTCATCCAATTATTCCGGTATCCAAACAAaccctaaaaatttattttatttgaatatcaATTAAAGTTTAAATGCTTATTTGAAGCCAATTAAAGTATAAATGTCTAATTGGTAgtaataaaagtataaggatttgTTTGGATAAAGTAACAAAGTTCAAGATTTATTCAATATATTAGGCAAAATTTTATTAGATCTAAGTTGATGTCCAAAAGTTTCCCTCAAAACAGCTGGTTCATGACTCTACTTCTGTACTCAGTAGAAGAATGACATCAGTGTTTCAACACCCACAAAATTTTCTCTTCAAGAAAATGGGTAAAGATGCAAGAAAAGCAGGCAGCCGACCCACAAAGCAATTAATTGATAAATGAGCAAGCTTTATATGTTTGTGTGTGTGTATAAATATAAGGAGAGGGATACATGCATCTACAATGGACATCAGCACAAAGTATAATACACCCCTATAGGGCTTGCAACGAAATCttaagatttataaagaaatTCAAAAGAAAGCTTTTATGGCCACAGATTTGAAAAGAATACCACAACAACTAGCTAAGCACATACTACCCTTGAACACAACTATAGCATCTACCAAACAGGCGACTATAGCATCTACCAAACGGCCAGAACATATTGAACACAACTATAGCATCTACCAAACGGGCAAACTACCCTTGATTACTATTTCCAACCCAATATTTAGACAGTTGCATGGCAGCTGTCAACTATCAGCATAGGAAATCTTACCAAGTGTATTGGAACAAAGATGATGATAGTGTATGTCATATTTTTCTTATCAAAGTTCTTACAAAAGAATATTTACGTATTCACTTGTCCTTTTCCATGAGAGTACCAAACAGTGTGTCACTCATCATGCTGCACGAAGCATAGTGAATTTCTAGGTCAGCCTCCACAAACACACTGAATAGTTGCCAATTCATGTAGTGCAGAAAGGAGCATATGTTAACTTACAGCTAACAGGAGTTAAATCAACAAAAAAGGATCATTTCTTCGAGTAAGTCTGGTGATCAGGTCCGACATCACGTGAACCAGTATTTATGTAAGGCCCTCGAAAAGTTGCCTGTGGAGGAAGTGGCTTAGATGAATCCACAGGTCTCCTAGATGTCCTGGATGATACAAATCATTATTCAACTTTTTCAAGTCGATAAACATAGCTCTTGACAACACATTGCTGTGGAAAAAGAATTATACTTACGCCATATAAAATGGAAACGCTAAGCCTGCAGCTGCAAAAACTAGTAAGCCGGAAGCAACCATGACATTCCGTGCTCGTGTCATTGTGATTCTAAACCAACCTCAACAATGAAAGATCTCTACCTAACAAATCAAAGAAATTGTTATTATTTCCATTATCAATATTCTACATGTTAATCCATGCATTTTTacaacaaataaaagaaatagtaTTCTAGAATAGCAGAATGCagctcaaacacatataaatcagAGAATGAGGGTCAAAAAGAGAACTAGAATTGCCCAAGTTCGTTCTTAATAGCAGCTTTCACATCCACCTACCACAACAGGCATGTAAAGCACAAAACTTTCCACTGTCAACATgggaatttttgtttttttttcttgctcggccaaaataaaaattttattaaaaacccaATAACGCGAGACTAGCCGAAAGGTTAGTACACTATGAGTAGCAGAGAACAAACACCTTTGAAAACATCAACAACAGTGCTACTAC from the Gossypium hirsutum isolate 1008001.06 chromosome D09, Gossypium_hirsutum_v2.1, whole genome shotgun sequence genome contains:
- the LOC107891846 gene encoding uncharacterized protein, with product MTRARNVMVASGLLVFAAAGLAFPFYMATSRRPVDSSKPLPPQATFRGPYINTGSRDVGPDHQTYSKK